A genome region from Hydrogenoanaerobacterium saccharovorans includes the following:
- a CDS encoding UDP-N-acetylmuramoyl-L-alanyl-D-glutamate--2,6-diaminopimelate ligase, whose protein sequence is MKLYELLKEIECENKIKDCEISKVTCDNREVIPASVFVCVKGLKFDGHTVAQQALDAGAAAVVCERDLGLKEQILVPNSREAYAIMCGNFYGNPSHHMKLIGITGTNGKTTITYLIKHVLESAGKHVGLIGTIHNEIGDMDVPATHTTPDPAELHVLFSRMLKAGCEYVVMEVSSHALDQHRLAGCRFAVGVFTNLTQDHLDYHGTMENYYEAKKRLFSMCETAVINIDDSYGRRLLDEINCKTLTFSTDSDSADFTAKNIIPSATQTRFALVGDSLIGRVKFCMPGKYSISNALAAGVASLAAGISFDNAIIGLNSCTGVVGRTEVLDTHTDFTVIRDYAHTPDGLEKVISAVKEFAKGRVITLFGCAGNRDRTKRPKMAEIVSRLSDFVILTSDNPRNEDPLQIIDDAKPGLLEHDTPYEIFPDRYEAIEWALDFAKAGDILLLCGKGHEDYQVLHFGTICFDEKEIVLRLLKEKQK, encoded by the coding sequence ATGAAGCTTTATGAGCTTTTAAAAGAGATTGAATGTGAAAATAAAATAAAGGATTGTGAAATCTCTAAGGTTACCTGCGACAATCGCGAAGTGATACCGGCATCTGTTTTTGTATGTGTAAAAGGTTTAAAGTTTGACGGGCACACGGTGGCACAGCAGGCGTTGGACGCAGGTGCGGCAGCAGTGGTCTGCGAGCGCGACTTGGGATTGAAAGAGCAGATTTTGGTGCCCAATTCACGTGAAGCGTATGCAATTATGTGCGGCAACTTCTATGGCAATCCATCCCATCATATGAAGTTGATAGGCATTACAGGCACAAACGGCAAAACAACTATTACGTACCTGATAAAGCATGTACTTGAAAGTGCCGGCAAACACGTGGGGCTGATCGGCACCATCCACAACGAAATTGGTGATATGGATGTGCCTGCCACGCATACCACACCCGACCCGGCAGAGTTGCATGTTCTGTTTTCGCGTATGCTGAAAGCGGGCTGTGAGTATGTGGTAATGGAGGTATCTTCCCACGCCCTTGACCAACATCGTTTGGCAGGTTGCCGCTTTGCTGTAGGGGTGTTTACCAATCTTACGCAAGACCATCTGGATTACCACGGCACGATGGAGAATTACTACGAAGCCAAAAAACGATTATTCTCTATGTGCGAAACCGCAGTCATCAACATCGACGATTCTTACGGCAGACGGCTGTTGGATGAAATCAATTGCAAAACCCTTACCTTTTCTACCGACAGTGACAGCGCTGATTTTACAGCAAAAAACATCATCCCGTCGGCTACCCAAACACGTTTTGCTTTGGTAGGCGATAGCTTGATTGGCAGAGTAAAATTCTGCATGCCGGGCAAATACTCTATCTCTAATGCGTTAGCAGCAGGGGTTGCTTCTCTTGCGGCAGGTATTTCTTTTGATAATGCAATCATTGGGCTTAACAGCTGTACGGGCGTTGTTGGCAGAACAGAAGTTTTGGATACCCATACCGATTTTACTGTTATACGCGATTACGCGCACACTCCCGATGGGCTGGAGAAAGTCATCTCTGCTGTTAAGGAGTTTGCAAAGGGGAGAGTAATCACGCTGTTTGGCTGTGCGGGCAACCGAGACCGTACCAAACGCCCCAAAATGGCAGAGATTGTATCACGGCTATCCGATTTTGTTATCCTCACATCCGATAACCCGCGCAATGAAGACCCGCTTCAAATCATTGACGATGCAAAACCGGGATTACTGGAACATGATACGCCGTACGAAATCTTCCCCGACCGTTATGAGGCAATTGAGTGGGCGCTCGATTTTGCCAAAGCAGGCGACATTCTTCTGCTTTGCGGCAAAGGGCACGAGGATTATCAGGTGCTGCATTTTGGTACCATCTGTTTTGATGAAAAAGAAATTGTTTTAAGACTGCTAAAAGAAAAGCAAAAGTAA
- the rsmH gene encoding 16S rRNA (cytosine(1402)-N(4))-methyltransferase RsmH, translating to MEFHHISVMLNECIEALNIKPDGIYVDGTAGGAGHSSHIAAKLTTGRLLALDKDPDAVRTATERLAEYSCAQVVQSDFAQLPQVLDSLGIDKVDGILLDLGVSSHQLDTAERGFSYLQDAKLDMRMSQSGVSAYDIVNTYSADDLARILREFGEEKFAWKIAQNIVKDREKAPVETTLQLLEIIKKSVPAAVKREGNPGKKTFQAIRIAVNGELESLSTALDTAFDRLNTGGRFAVITFHSLEDRMVKQKFAAYTKGCICPPDFPICVCGRTPKGKLTPRKPIEPTAQELEVNRRSRSARLRVIEKL from the coding sequence ATGGAGTTTCATCATATTTCGGTCATGCTAAACGAATGCATCGAGGCATTGAACATTAAACCCGATGGCATTTATGTTGACGGTACGGCGGGCGGTGCAGGGCACTCCTCACACATAGCGGCAAAGCTTACCACCGGCAGATTGCTCGCATTAGATAAAGACCCCGATGCAGTCAGAACAGCAACCGAACGCCTTGCTGAATACTCTTGTGCTCAGGTAGTGCAAAGCGATTTTGCACAGCTGCCGCAGGTTCTCGATTCTCTCGGAATTGATAAAGTCGATGGGATTCTGCTGGATTTGGGAGTTTCGTCGCACCAATTGGATACCGCCGAGCGTGGGTTCTCTTACTTACAGGATGCAAAGCTCGATATGCGTATGAGTCAAAGCGGCGTTAGCGCCTATGATATTGTCAACACCTATTCCGCAGATGACTTGGCGCGGATTTTACGCGAGTTTGGTGAAGAAAAGTTTGCTTGGAAAATTGCACAGAACATTGTAAAAGACAGAGAAAAAGCACCGGTAGAAACAACGTTGCAGCTACTGGAGATTATCAAAAAATCGGTACCTGCTGCCGTTAAGCGCGAGGGAAACCCCGGAAAAAAAACATTTCAGGCAATCCGCATAGCGGTAAATGGAGAACTTGAAAGCTTATCTACCGCGCTAGACACCGCATTTGACCGTTTAAATACAGGCGGGCGTTTCGCCGTTATTACCTTTCATTCGTTAGAAGACCGGATGGTAAAACAAAAATTTGCGGCGTACACCAAAGGGTGCATCTGTCCGCCGGATTTCCCTATATGTGTTTGCGGCAGAACGCCAAAAGGCAAGCTCACACCGCGCAAACCCATTGAGCCTACTGCCCAAGAATTAGAAGTAAACCGTCGCAGCAGAAGTGCAAGGTTAAGAGTTATTGAAAAATTGTAA
- the mraZ gene encoding division/cell wall cluster transcriptional repressor MraZ: MLIGEYAHSLDAKGRVNFPAKMREHLGEHFILTKGLDGCLFVYAMDEWGRLEEKIKALPMSKARTLQRFLFSGAVDVELDKQGRIVIPPNLRDYAELSKEVMIIGASVRAEIWDKEKWQKSCEELTPEMVEQAMEELGF; this comes from the coding sequence ATGCTAATCGGCGAATATGCTCACAGCTTAGATGCGAAGGGCCGCGTCAATTTTCCTGCCAAAATGCGCGAACACTTGGGGGAACACTTTATTCTTACCAAAGGCCTTGACGGCTGCCTGTTTGTTTATGCAATGGATGAATGGGGAAGACTGGAAGAGAAGATTAAAGCGCTGCCCATGAGCAAAGCAAGAACGTTGCAGCGTTTTTTATTCTCGGGTGCTGTCGATGTTGAACTTGATAAACAAGGCAGAATTGTGATACCGCCTAATCTGCGCGATTATGCCGAGCTGAGCAAAGAGGTTATGATTATTGGTGCCTCTGTGCGAGCTGAGATTTGGGACAAAGAAAAATGGCAGAAGAGCTGCGAGGAGCTGACCCCCGAAATGGTCGAACAGGCTATGGAGGAATTGGGTTTCTGA
- the uvrC gene encoding excinuclease ABC subunit UvrC: MNNDRLPYLRNKVKKLPLDPGCYIMKDKSGTIIYIGKAKALKNRVSSYFRSVEKHTDKVYKMVESVYDFEYIVTASEFEALVLECSLIKEYTPKYNILLKDDKGYFYVKISAPPWGRITAEKQKLDDGAIYLGPYTSSFVVSQTVDETNKIFMLPTCNRKFPNEFGKGRPCLNFHIKQCMGVCRGKITEKEYQQVIDSAVEFIKNGSTQAIDKLTDEMMVASENMEFEKAAKLRDRINAINRITEHQKVIYTKADNQDIIGFAQLDKLTCAAVLKFRNQRLVDKDDYIFTDAGELKQFRGEFITNYYSSHTDRPKIVSVDGEFDDMPIIEQYLTQQAGHKVTLHIPKRSEGYQLTQMARNNAAQRLSHETERTGKEVAALDELARLLGLKSAPVYIEAYDISNIGSDTMVAGMVVFENARPKKEAYKKFSIKSQFTPDDYACMREVITRRFNRYFEEQETGRGFGKKPDLILLDGGKGHVGVIRPLLSKMGLGDIPVFGMVKDDKHKTRAIAEDGGEIAINSNRTAFTLVTKIQDEVHRFSITYSRSKHKATAFELSLTKVDGIGENRARALFKHFKTVKAMKSATCEELAEAPSMTVNTATNLYNFLHENS; the protein is encoded by the coding sequence ATGAACAATGACAGGCTTCCGTACCTTCGAAATAAAGTGAAAAAGCTGCCGCTGGACCCCGGCTGCTATATCATGAAAGACAAAAGCGGTACCATCATATATATTGGTAAGGCAAAGGCGCTCAAAAACAGAGTATCCAGCTACTTTCGCAGTGTAGAAAAACACACAGATAAAGTGTATAAAATGGTTGAATCGGTATATGATTTTGAGTATATCGTCACAGCCAGCGAGTTTGAAGCCCTTGTGTTGGAATGCAGCCTTATCAAAGAATATACGCCAAAGTACAATATTTTGCTCAAGGATGACAAGGGTTACTTTTATGTTAAAATTTCCGCTCCTCCGTGGGGCAGAATTACGGCAGAAAAGCAAAAATTGGATGATGGAGCAATTTATTTAGGGCCGTATACTTCTTCGTTTGTGGTAAGCCAGACGGTGGATGAAACCAATAAAATTTTTATGCTGCCAACCTGTAACCGCAAATTCCCGAATGAATTCGGCAAAGGCAGGCCTTGCCTGAATTTTCACATCAAACAGTGTATGGGTGTTTGCCGGGGCAAAATTACGGAAAAAGAGTATCAACAGGTGATTGACTCGGCAGTAGAGTTTATTAAAAACGGCAGTACGCAGGCAATTGATAAGCTAACCGATGAAATGATGGTTGCAAGCGAGAATATGGAGTTTGAGAAAGCTGCTAAGCTGCGCGACCGCATCAATGCCATCAATCGTATTACCGAACATCAGAAGGTCATCTATACCAAAGCCGATAATCAGGATATCATCGGGTTTGCGCAGTTGGATAAGCTCACCTGTGCCGCAGTGCTGAAATTTCGCAACCAACGCTTGGTGGATAAGGATGACTATATTTTCACTGATGCCGGTGAATTGAAGCAGTTCCGCGGTGAATTTATCACAAACTATTACAGTTCGCATACAGACCGCCCAAAAATAGTATCTGTAGACGGCGAATTTGACGATATGCCCATCATCGAACAGTATCTTACACAGCAAGCGGGGCATAAAGTTACCCTGCACATACCCAAACGCAGCGAGGGCTATCAGCTAACCCAGATGGCGCGCAACAATGCCGCACAGCGCCTGTCGCACGAAACAGAAAGAACAGGCAAAGAAGTTGCCGCATTGGATGAGCTCGCACGTCTGCTGGGGCTGAAATCGGCACCTGTTTACATCGAGGCATACGACATTTCGAATATTGGTTCCGATACCATGGTGGCGGGGATGGTGGTTTTTGAGAACGCCCGTCCAAAAAAAGAAGCATATAAAAAATTTTCTATTAAGTCTCAGTTTACTCCGGACGATTATGCATGTATGCGTGAGGTAATCACCCGCCGCTTCAACCGTTATTTTGAAGAGCAAGAAACGGGCAGAGGTTTTGGTAAAAAACCCGATTTGATTCTGCTTGATGGCGGCAAGGGGCATGTGGGTGTCATCCGTCCGTTGCTTAGCAAAATGGGGTTGGGCGACATTCCTGTCTTTGGTATGGTAAAGGATGATAAGCATAAAACGCGTGCCATTGCTGAGGATGGCGGCGAGATTGCAATCAATTCTAACCGCACAGCATTTACTCTTGTTACAAAAATACAAGATGAAGTACACCGTTTTTCCATCACTTATTCACGCAGCAAACATAAGGCAACTGCATTCGAACTGAGTCTCACCAAGGTGGATGGTATTGGCGAGAACAGGGCAAGAGCGTTGTTCAAGCACTTTAAAACGGTAAAAGCGATGAAATCTGCCACTTGTGAAGAGCTTGCCGAAGCACCTTCTATGACGGTTAACACTGCAACAAATCTTTACAATTTTCTCCATGAAAATAGTTAA
- the rsmD gene encoding 16S rRNA (guanine(966)-N(2))-methyltransferase RsmD — protein sequence MGLLKGVTKMRVITGTARGRKLVTPEGLDTRPTADKVKESIFSIIQFDIPGANVLDLFAGSGQMGIEALSRGAEGATFVDSAKLSITAVKQNLDATGFIGKAKVYPMEAKTYLLSAADRYDIAFLDPPYHLGLVAAVLPGVAKLMRENSIIVCETQADEKLPESVENFTLRKTYRYGRILVHVYKNEGDVD from the coding sequence TTGGGTCTGCTTAAAGGAGTTACAAAAATGAGAGTGATTACAGGTACGGCCCGCGGACGAAAACTCGTCACCCCGGAAGGACTGGACACGCGGCCTACAGCTGATAAGGTAAAAGAATCGATTTTTTCAATTATACAATTTGATATTCCGGGTGCAAATGTGCTCGATTTGTTTGCCGGTTCCGGTCAGATGGGGATTGAAGCACTTTCGAGAGGTGCCGAAGGCGCAACGTTTGTAGACAGTGCAAAACTTTCCATTACTGCGGTTAAGCAGAATCTCGATGCCACAGGGTTTATCGGTAAAGCAAAAGTTTACCCCATGGAAGCAAAAACATATTTACTAAGTGCTGCCGATCGCTATGATATTGCTTTTTTAGATCCGCCTTACCATCTCGGGCTGGTGGCAGCTGTTTTACCTGGTGTGGCTAAGCTGATGCGTGAGAACAGCATTATTGTGTGTGAAACGCAAGCAGACGAAAAATTGCCGGAATCCGTGGAGAACTTTACCTTGCGCAAAACCTATCGTTATGGCAGAATACTGGTACATGTTTACAAAAACGAGGGGGACGTTGATTAA
- a CDS encoding UDP-N-acetylmuramoyl-tripeptide--D-alanyl-D-alanine ligase, with the protein MDIKLSLSAICEVVCADKKLFGDVNYITTDSRDIRPGCLFVALRGENFDGHNFIGNALLQGAQYAIAEVKGDYPKDRVLYVGSTEKALRRIAALYRAQLTTKIVAVTGSVGKTSTRDMTAAVLSAGYKTIKTEGNLNNQIGVPKTVLGIESTHQAAVVEMGMSGFGEIEELSLCARPDAAIITNIGVSHILKLGSREGIFRAKTEITAGLKAGAPLILNGDDDLLITYRNSRFNIVYFGIDNPACEVRAQDIISNDHTTSFTIIYNSRSIPAVIPTMGRHNVLNALAGFTAGVLLGVEPESAAKALAEFAPTGMRQKIVDCGGITIVEDCYNASPDSFVAALNTLKDRSCTGRRILVAADMLELGAISSKAHYNVGILAGKLGIDAVYAYGEMSKHTIIGAEDSGVCDAKYFDSKRKLASYLIANANKGDILWFKASRGMKLEDVIQTVYEERRK; encoded by the coding sequence ATGGATATAAAACTATCGCTTTCCGCAATTTGCGAGGTTGTATGCGCGGATAAAAAACTGTTCGGCGATGTCAATTACATTACAACCGATTCCCGCGATATTCGTCCGGGTTGTCTTTTTGTTGCACTGCGCGGCGAAAATTTTGACGGACACAATTTTATTGGCAATGCCTTGTTACAAGGGGCACAGTATGCAATTGCAGAGGTAAAAGGCGATTACCCAAAAGACAGGGTGCTTTATGTGGGCAGTACCGAAAAAGCTCTGCGCCGCATTGCTGCGCTGTATCGGGCACAGCTTACAACAAAAATTGTAGCGGTAACAGGCAGTGTCGGCAAAACTTCTACACGTGATATGACTGCGGCAGTTTTATCGGCAGGGTATAAAACGATTAAAACCGAGGGTAATCTCAACAATCAAATCGGTGTGCCCAAAACCGTACTTGGGATAGAAAGCACCCATCAGGCGGCTGTGGTGGAGATGGGAATGTCAGGGTTTGGCGAAATTGAAGAACTATCACTTTGTGCACGGCCAGATGCTGCCATCATCACGAACATCGGAGTATCTCATATTTTAAAACTTGGCAGCCGTGAGGGGATTTTTAGAGCCAAAACAGAAATTACAGCAGGCTTAAAAGCAGGTGCACCGCTTATTTTAAACGGCGACGATGATTTGCTTATTACTTACCGCAATTCCCGTTTCAATATTGTTTACTTTGGCATAGATAACCCCGCTTGCGAGGTACGTGCCCAAGATATTATAAGCAACGACCATACAACTAGTTTTACAATTATATACAACAGCAGAAGTATTCCCGCTGTAATCCCCACAATGGGGAGGCACAATGTGCTAAACGCTTTGGCGGGCTTTACAGCGGGCGTGCTTCTCGGTGTAGAGCCCGAATCGGCGGCGAAGGCTCTGGCAGAATTTGCTCCGACAGGTATGCGCCAAAAAATTGTAGACTGTGGCGGGATTACCATTGTGGAAGATTGCTACAATGCCAGCCCCGATTCCTTTGTAGCCGCACTGAATACCCTAAAGGACAGAAGTTGCACAGGCAGGCGGATTTTAGTAGCAGCCGATATGCTGGAACTGGGCGCGATTTCGAGCAAGGCGCATTACAACGTGGGTATTTTGGCGGGTAAGCTTGGCATAGATGCTGTATACGCATACGGCGAGATGTCGAAGCATACCATAATAGGAGCGGAAGACAGCGGTGTTTGTGATGCAAAATATTTCGATAGCAAACGTAAGCTGGCAAGTTATTTGATTGCCAACGCAAATAAAGGCGATATTTTATGGTTTAAAGCGAGCCGCGGCATGAAGCTTGAGGACGTTATTCAGACAGTATATGAGGAGCGTAGAAAATAA
- the coaD gene encoding pantetheine-phosphate adenylyltransferase — protein sequence MRIAVCPGSFDPVTKGHLDIIHRASKLFDKIIVVVVINPDKHPSFSAEERMDMIRRATTDIPNMEVDNFSGLLMDYVRDKGAVAIVKGLRAVTDFEYEFQMALINKKLNPQADTLFLTTATENMYLSSSIVKQIASFGGDITDFVPGVIVTEVKDRLCRSI from the coding sequence ATGCGAATTGCAGTTTGCCCCGGCAGCTTTGACCCGGTTACAAAGGGACACCTAGACATTATTCACAGGGCATCCAAGCTGTTCGATAAAATCATTGTGGTTGTAGTTATCAACCCAGACAAACACCCTAGCTTTTCGGCTGAAGAGCGAATGGACATGATACGCCGTGCAACTACCGATATCCCAAATATGGAGGTAGATAATTTCTCAGGGTTGCTGATGGATTATGTACGAGATAAAGGTGCGGTTGCGATTGTAAAAGGTTTGCGCGCAGTAACCGATTTTGAATATGAGTTTCAGATGGCACTAATTAATAAAAAGCTTAATCCGCAAGCGGATACTTTGTTTTTAACCACTGCTACCGAGAATATGTATCTTAGTTCCAGTATTGTAAAGCAAATCGCTTCATTTGGCGGCGATATCACCGATTTTGTACCCGGAGTAATTGTTACAGAAGTAAAGGATAGGCTGTGCCGCTCGATCTAA
- a CDS encoding penicillin-binding transpeptidase domain-containing protein, whose translation MAVTGPSSKMKRRMMVCMAILCVVGTLGLIVRLFTLQVVDAKQYQRNAAKQQLREADISPKRGTIYDRNMKTLAKSATAWTVVLSPSDIRDKKDKDGKIVRSADELRNTIADGLSEILEVNKDKIIEKSHRNTYYEIIKTRVERPVADEVIAFASENNITCISLEEDNKRYYPYGSLASTVLGFTGSENHGAYGLEAKYDDVLSGTPGRVVSAKNAWGTDMPFKYEKMYDATDGNSIVLTIDESIQHFVEKHLETAVKEHNVQARATAIVIDVKTGEILAMATKNDFDPNSPYTIGDINIAAKLELAKSGDKEAAKALLDKVENVNKRKELEAMINSGEDFYNDLLQQMQYDQWRNKAISDPYEPGSVFKLITAASALEEGAVNPKTFSYTCKGSIQIANKRISCWKTAGHGTQDFTHIMMNSCNPGFITVGQMLGVEKFVKYRQAFGLQDKTSIDLPGEAGNVGLYHEISLMGTKLPNVYLASESFGQTFKVTPIQLITAISAVVNGGNLMQPHLVKQIIDSDGNIIKNIEPTVKRQVISAETSNTVALMAENVVTKGSGKNAYIPGYRVGGKTGTSEKLDKTNEQGAVDKRISSFLGFAPANDPQVACLLMLDEPFMHNPYGSVIAAPVVGAILSETLPYLGVEPQYTDEELAKIDIKVPDVIGKGTMDAQGSLRPIGLNYEVIGEGSTVIKQTPRAMTSVPKGSKVLLYTDTESLSKLATVPNVIGMTAQQANVALTDAGLNIKISGATEGVNTATKQSELAGAQVEPGTVINVQFISKDTSD comes from the coding sequence ATGGCGGTTACAGGACCAAGTTCAAAAATGAAGCGTCGGATGATGGTTTGTATGGCTATACTGTGCGTGGTAGGCACTTTGGGTTTGATTGTTCGTTTATTTACCTTGCAAGTGGTAGATGCAAAACAATACCAGCGCAATGCCGCAAAACAGCAGCTGCGTGAGGCAGATATCAGCCCCAAGCGCGGGACGATTTACGACCGCAATATGAAAACGCTTGCAAAAAGTGCCACAGCATGGACCGTTGTGTTATCCCCATCCGATATTCGCGATAAAAAAGATAAGGACGGCAAGATTGTACGTTCGGCTGACGAACTCCGCAATACCATAGCCGACGGTCTTTCTGAGATTTTAGAAGTAAACAAAGATAAGATTATCGAGAAATCCCACCGCAATACGTATTATGAAATTATTAAAACAAGGGTAGAACGCCCTGTTGCCGACGAGGTAATTGCATTTGCATCCGAAAACAACATTACATGCATCAGCCTAGAAGAAGACAACAAACGCTACTATCCTTACGGAAGTTTGGCATCTACTGTGCTTGGCTTTACAGGCAGTGAAAACCACGGTGCCTATGGGCTGGAAGCAAAATACGATGATGTGCTCAGCGGTACACCGGGGCGAGTAGTTTCGGCAAAGAATGCATGGGGTACCGATATGCCTTTTAAATACGAAAAGATGTATGATGCTACCGACGGTAACAGCATTGTACTTACCATTGATGAGAGCATTCAGCACTTTGTTGAAAAACATCTTGAAACCGCCGTGAAAGAACATAATGTCCAGGCGCGCGCTACTGCAATTGTAATAGATGTTAAAACCGGGGAAATTCTGGCTATGGCAACGAAAAACGATTTTGACCCCAATTCGCCCTATACAATAGGAGACATCAACATTGCAGCAAAACTGGAATTAGCAAAATCAGGCGACAAAGAAGCTGCAAAAGCGCTTTTGGATAAAGTTGAAAATGTGAATAAACGCAAAGAACTTGAAGCAATGATTAACAGCGGGGAGGATTTTTATAACGACCTGCTGCAACAGATGCAATACGACCAGTGGAGAAACAAAGCGATTTCAGACCCATATGAGCCGGGTTCGGTATTTAAGCTCATCACTGCTGCATCGGCTTTGGAGGAAGGTGCGGTTAACCCAAAAACGTTCTCTTACACGTGCAAGGGTTCGATACAAATTGCAAATAAGCGAATCAGCTGTTGGAAGACAGCCGGCCATGGTACGCAAGATTTTACCCATATTATGATGAACTCCTGCAACCCCGGCTTCATTACGGTTGGTCAAATGCTGGGTGTTGAAAAATTTGTAAAATATCGTCAAGCATTTGGTTTGCAGGATAAAACCAGCATCGACCTACCCGGCGAAGCGGGTAACGTAGGGTTATATCATGAAATCAGCTTAATGGGTACCAAATTGCCCAACGTTTATCTTGCATCCGAATCGTTTGGGCAAACCTTTAAGGTAACCCCCATTCAGCTGATTACAGCAATATCTGCAGTGGTAAACGGCGGTAATCTAATGCAGCCACACCTTGTAAAACAAATTATAGATTCTGACGGCAACATTATAAAAAACATAGAGCCTACGGTTAAACGTCAAGTAATTTCTGCCGAAACGAGCAATACTGTTGCTTTAATGGCAGAAAACGTTGTAACCAAAGGCTCGGGTAAAAATGCTTACATACCGGGTTACCGTGTAGGCGGAAAAACCGGTACTTCAGAGAAATTGGATAAAACAAACGAACAGGGTGCTGTTGATAAACGTATCTCGTCGTTTCTTGGTTTTGCACCGGCAAACGATCCGCAAGTTGCTTGCCTGCTGATGCTTGACGAACCATTTATGCATAACCCATATGGTTCGGTAATTGCAGCACCGGTGGTGGGTGCAATATTAAGCGAAACTCTGCCATACCTTGGTGTAGAGCCCCAGTATACCGATGAAGAACTTGCAAAAATTGATATTAAGGTCCCCGATGTTATAGGTAAAGGTACTATGGATGCACAGGGCAGTTTGCGCCCGATCGGGTTAAATTACGAAGTGATAGGGGAAGGTTCAACCGTTATTAAACAAACTCCGCGCGCAATGACTTCGGTACCCAAGGGCAGCAAAGTTTTGCTTTATACCGATACCGAAAGCCTAAGTAAACTTGCAACCGTGCCCAATGTAATTGGTATGACGGCGCAGCAGGCAAATGTAGCATTAACCGATGCAGGGCTGAACATTAAAATCTCCGGTGCTACCGAAGGCGTAAACACAGCAACAAAGCAAAGTGAATTAGCGGGTGCACAGGTAGAACCCGGTACGGTGATAAACGTCCAATTTATCAGCAAAGATACATCAGATTAA
- a CDS encoding ATPase has product MNVEEILDMLDEMIDRAWNLPMTGGRCVLDADKVRDLLDDIRANMPPEISHAKKIVADRGEIIAEAKREAEAIVRRAEERAKSLVAQEEIMRQSHQRAQEMITQAQMKSREMRQVAQEFADKMLKTTEDGLAKSLMEVKSTRQALRNTKK; this is encoded by the coding sequence ATGAATGTGGAAGAAATTCTGGATATGCTGGATGAAATGATTGACCGTGCCTGGAATTTGCCAATGACAGGCGGACGATGTGTTTTGGATGCAGATAAAGTGCGGGACTTGCTTGATGATATTCGCGCAAATATGCCTCCTGAAATTTCTCATGCAAAAAAAATAGTAGCTGACCGAGGCGAAATTATTGCAGAGGCAAAACGTGAGGCAGAAGCGATTGTGCGCCGTGCTGAAGAGCGTGCAAAATCTCTTGTTGCACAAGAAGAAATTATGCGCCAATCACATCAAAGAGCACAAGAAATGATAACGCAGGCACAGATGAAATCGCGCGAGATGCGTCAAGTGGCACAGGAGTTCGCCGACAAAATGCTTAAAACCACCGAAGATGGACTTGCTAAGTCGCTGATGGAAGTAAAAAGTACGCGTCAGGCTTTGCGTAATACAAAAAAATAA